In Malus sylvestris chromosome 15, drMalSylv7.2, whole genome shotgun sequence, a single genomic region encodes these proteins:
- the LOC126602726 gene encoding blue-light photoreceptor PHR2-like — MGRRSGLVIRIGKPDTVLMELAKAIGADTIYAHIEVSGFKVKEEEKIEAAMKEENMEVKYFWGSTLYHAQDLPFKLEDMPTKYGDFREKVKGLEVRKTIEALDQMKGLPS, encoded by the coding sequence ATGGGTAGAAGATCCGGTCTGGTAATCAGAATCGGGAAGCCTGATACTGTTCTGATGGAGCTGGCAAAGGCCATAGGTGCCGACACCATTTATGCGCACATAGAGGTTTCAGGGTTTAAAGTTAAAGAGGAGGAGAAGATCGAGGCGGCAATGAAAGAGGAGAATATGGAGGTTAAGTACTTTTGGGGAAGCACTCTATACCACGCGCAGGATTTGCCATTTAAGTTGGAGGATATGCCGACGAAATACGGCGATTTTAGAGAGAAGGTGAAGGGATTAGAGGTGAGGAAGACGATTGAAGCTTTGGATCAGATGAAGGGTCTGCCCTCATGA
- the LOC126604690 gene encoding acyl carrier protein 1, chloroplastic-like yields MTSLAQASAALSTSFKPALAPSSRSSGLKSVSFFVTGKRFPSLSSQPGRLQISCAAKPEIITKVCNIVKKQLALAKDVDVSASSKFSELGANSLDTVEIVIGLHEAFGITVEEENAQTIATVQDAADLIEDLVAKSA; encoded by the coding sequence ATGACTTCCCTCGCCCAAGCTTCTGCTGCCCTTTCCACCTCTTTCAAGCCCGCTTTGGCACCTAGCAGCAGGAGCTCTGGTTTGAAATCAGTTTCCTTTTTCGTCACTGGAAAGCGTTTTCCATCTCTGAGTTCTCAACCTGGGCGCCTCCAAATTTCTTGTGCGGCCAAACCGGAGATTATCACAAAGGTGTGTAACATAGTGAAGAAGCAGCTGGCTTTAGCTAAAGATGTGGATGTGTCTGCTAGCTCAAAGTTTTCAGAACTTGGTGCCAATTCTCTTGACACAGTTGAGATTGTGATAGGGCTTCATGAGGCATTTGGCATCACCGTGGAGGAAGAAAATGCCCAAACCATCGCCACTGTTCAAGATGCAGCTGATCTGATTGAGGATCTCGTTGCGAAGAGTGCTTAA
- the LOC126601113 gene encoding uncharacterized protein LOC126601113 yields the protein MDELTGHIQGDIPWCMLFADDIVLIDETQEGVNAKLNLWREVLESKGLRLSRSKTEYMECKFSTNGGQNELGVRIRDQEIPKSDRFRYLGSILQKNGELDGDLNHRIQAGWMKWKSASGVLCDRRMPLKLKGKFYRTAIRPAMLYGTECWAVKHQHVHKMGVAEMRMLCWMCGHTRKDKIRNEDIRGKVGVAEIEGKMRENRLRWFGHVQRRPTDAPIRRCDYGTEVQGRRGRGRPRKTLEETLRKDLSTWI from the exons atggatgagttaacaggacatattcaaggtgatattccttggtgtatgcttttcgcagacgatatagtgttgatagatgaaactcaggaaggggtaaatgcaaagcttaacctttggagagaagtgttggaatctaaaggtcttcgcctaagccgatcaaagacagaatatatggagtgcaagttcagtacaaatggaggccaaaacgagttaggggtgaggatcagagatcaagaaataccaaagagcgaccgttttcgttacctaggatctatcttgcaaaagaacggagaattagatggagatctcaaccatagaatacaagctggatggatgaagtggaagagtgcatccggcgtgttgtgtgaccgccgtatgccactgaagctcaagggaaaattttataggacggcaataaggccggcgatgctgtatggcacagaatgttgggcggtgaagcatcaacacgtacacaaaatgggtgtagcggagatgaggatgctttgttggatgtgtgggcacacgagaaaggataagattaggaatgaggatatccggggtaaagtaggagtagccgaaattgaaggaaagatgagagaaaatcggttacggtggtttggacatgtgcaaagaaggcctactgacgctccaattagaagatgcgactatgggacagag gttcagggccgaaggggtagaggaagacctaggaaaactttggaagagaccctaagaaaagacttgagtacttggatctaa
- the LOC126601908 gene encoding uncharacterized protein LOC126601908 isoform X3, producing MAKYSGESSTAAPVHQPFIKMTSPISLVKLNQVILKLQSFHEEKIQAREKADEFFSQFRQRYKPKSCPYLRPTLKKFKKVRNKYHNDKQREASYQFLAFNHYYQQQGYFLILLAFWVLHSLYLMCKSRISQIMDVNSSRSSWRLLGPQHVRRIAALNKYLCSLIWLSYADF from the exons ATGGCGAAATATAGTGGTGAATCTTCTACAGCTGCACCGGTGCATCAGCCATTCATCAAGATGACATCTCCTATCTCCCTTGTGAAATTGAATCAAGTCATTCTCAAGCTTCAATCCTTCCACGAGGAAAAGATTCAGGCCCGAGAGAAAGCAGACGAGTTCTTCTCTCAGTTTCGTCAGAGATACAAGCCTAAGAGCTGTCCTTATTTGCGACCCACattgaagaaattcaagaaggtTCGCAACAAATACCACAACGACAAGCAACGCGAAGCCTCTTACCAATTCTTGGCTTTCAATCATTACTACCAGCAACAAGGCTACTTCTTGATTCTACTTGCATTCTGGGTTTTGCATTCCTTGTATCTAATGTGCAAAAGTCGAATTTCACAGATCATGG ATGTTAATTCTAGCAGAAGTAGTTGGCGTTTGCTTGGGCCACAACATGTTCGACGAATTGCCGCACTCAACAAATACTTATGTTCTTTAATTTGGCTATCATATGCCGATTTCTGA
- the LOC126601908 gene encoding uncharacterized protein LOC126601908 isoform X2, with product MAKYSGESSTAAPVHQPFIKMTSPISLVKLNQVILKLQSFHEEKIQAREKADEFFSQFRQRYKPKSCPYLRPTLKKFKKVRNKYHNDKQREASYQFLAFNHYYQQQGYFLILLAFWVLHSLYLMCKSRISQIMDFQIRFDMGFILVAKQMLILAEVVGVCLGHNMFDELPHSTNTYVL from the exons ATGGCGAAATATAGTGGTGAATCTTCTACAGCTGCACCGGTGCATCAGCCATTCATCAAGATGACATCTCCTATCTCCCTTGTGAAATTGAATCAAGTCATTCTCAAGCTTCAATCCTTCCACGAGGAAAAGATTCAGGCCCGAGAGAAAGCAGACGAGTTCTTCTCTCAGTTTCGTCAGAGATACAAGCCTAAGAGCTGTCCTTATTTGCGACCCACattgaagaaattcaagaaggtTCGCAACAAATACCACAACGACAAGCAACGCGAAGCCTCTTACCAATTCTTGGCTTTCAATCATTACTACCAGCAACAAGGCTACTTCTTGATTCTACTTGCATTCTGGGTTTTGCATTCCTTGTATCTAATGTGCAAAAGTCGAATTTCACAGATCATGG ATTTTCAGATCCGTTTCGACATGGGTTTCATTCTTGTTGCGAAACAGATGTTAATTCTAGCAGAAGTAGTTGGCGTTTGCTTGGGCCACAACATGTTCGACGAATTGCCGCACTCAACAAATACTTATGTTCTTTAA
- the LOC126601908 gene encoding uncharacterized protein LOC126601908 isoform X1, whose protein sequence is MAKYSGESSTAAPVHQPFIKMTSPISLVKLNQVILKLQSFHEEKIQAREKADEFFSQFRQRYKPKSCPYLRPTLKKFKKVRNKYHNDKQREASYQFLAFNHYYQQQGYFLILLAFWVLHSLYLMCKSRISQIMDPFRHGFHSCCETDVNSSRSSWRLLGPQHVRRIAALNKYLCSLIWLSYADF, encoded by the exons ATGGCGAAATATAGTGGTGAATCTTCTACAGCTGCACCGGTGCATCAGCCATTCATCAAGATGACATCTCCTATCTCCCTTGTGAAATTGAATCAAGTCATTCTCAAGCTTCAATCCTTCCACGAGGAAAAGATTCAGGCCCGAGAGAAAGCAGACGAGTTCTTCTCTCAGTTTCGTCAGAGATACAAGCCTAAGAGCTGTCCTTATTTGCGACCCACattgaagaaattcaagaaggtTCGCAACAAATACCACAACGACAAGCAACGCGAAGCCTCTTACCAATTCTTGGCTTTCAATCATTACTACCAGCAACAAGGCTACTTCTTGATTCTACTTGCATTCTGGGTTTTGCATTCCTTGTATCTAATGTGCAAAAGTCGAATTTCACAGATCATGG ATCCGTTTCGACATGGGTTTCATTCTTGTTGCGAAACAGATGTTAATTCTAGCAGAAGTAGTTGGCGTTTGCTTGGGCCACAACATGTTCGACGAATTGCCGCACTCAACAAATACTTATGTTCTTTAATTTGGCTATCATATGCCGATTTCTGA